The Zootoca vivipara chromosome 16, rZooViv1.1, whole genome shotgun sequence genome has a segment encoding these proteins:
- the RBM10 gene encoding RNA-binding protein 10 isoform X1, with protein MEYERRGGRGDRTGRYGAVEQTLDERLEGRNQRDHDYRDMDYRSYMRDFNSQEPTNDYDDSSEEHSVEDSYEASSGSETQRRKRDSPSEQLGFPADGDYRDQDYRTEQEEEEQKASSIIMLRMLPQSATENDIRAQLQAHGFQPREVRLMRNKASGQSRGFAFVEFNHLQDATRWMEANQHSLAILGQKVSMHYSDPKPKINEDWLCSKCGVQNFKRREKCFKCGVPRSEAEQKLPPGSRLDQLVALSGRELSQGLLPLPQPYQVSAALSTQPVAQMSEPCAENANDTIILRNLNPHSTMDSILSALAPYAVLSSSNVRVIKDKQTQLNRGFAFIQLSTIVEAAQLLQILQALHPPLNIDGKTINVEFAKGSKRDMSSSDGNRISAASVASTAIAAAQWAISQASQGGEATWAAQDEQTVDYGYYQQDEAYGSQALEATMYTQAYLKGSQLQSSTPGTSAVGKADKIHSEGSVAVAEASLEPGVPGIDPVPVLPTFPRTSQTSAVPVTYQPTGSTEGSSSAQGNAAAAAAAPSQSYTIVSPAVLKPDMPSTAQPPNATPGISTSTSSLPVTSSVGQEPYTQYPVPDVSTYQYDESSGYYYDPLTGLYYDPNSQYYYNAQTQQYLYWEGERRTYVPASDQASDSHKDGSGPGGGSGKEGKEKKEKHKTKTAQQIAKDMERWARSLNKQKENFKNSFQPVSSIREDERRESATADAGYAILEKKGALAERQHSGMDLSKLAGDDRLSPPRGLVAAYSGESDSEEEQEKTADREEKLTDWHKLACLLCRRQFPSKEALIRHQQLSGLHKQNLEIHRRAHLSEQELEALEKNDIEQMKYRDRAAERREKYGVPEPPEPKKRKYSAVTPATVDFEQPTRDGLGSDNIGSRMLQAMGWKEGSGLGRKKQGIVAPIEAQTRVRGSGLGARGSSYGAVASESYREALHKTMLTRFNESE; from the exons ATGGAGTATGAGAGGAG AGGTGGTCGTGGAGATCGGACTGGTCGGTATGGTGCTGTTGAGCAGACCCTGGATGAGAGGTTAGAAGGCCGGAACCAGAGAGACCATGACTACAGAGATATGGATTATAGATCCTATATGAGAGATTTCAACAGCCAGGAGCCTACCAATGACTATGATGATTCTTCTGAGGAACACAGCGTGGAG GATTCCTATGAGGCCTCCTCTGGATCAGAGACACAACGTAGAAAGCGGGACAGCCCCAGTGAGCAGCTGGGATTTCCTGCAGATGGTGACTACCGGGACCAGGACTACCGCACCGagcaagaggaagaagaacaGAAGGCTAGCAGCATCATTATGCTGAGGATGCTGCCACAGTCTGCCACTGAGAATGAT ATACGAGCCCAGTTGCAGGCACATGGATTCCAGCCCCGAGAGGTGCGGTTGATGCGGAATAAAGCttcag GTCAGAGCCGGGGCTTCGCCTTCGTCGAGTTTAATCACTTGCAGGACGCTACACGATGGATGGAAGCCAATCAG CACTCCCTCGCAATCCTTGGCCAGAAGGTCTCCATGCACTACAGTGATCCCAAGCCCAAGATCAACGAGGACTGGCTATGCAGTAAG TGTGGAGTGCAGAATTTCAAGCGCAGAGAAAAGTGCTTCAAGTGTGGCGTTCCCAGATCTG aAGCTGAACAGAAGCTGCCACCTGGTAGTCGCTTGGACCAGCTGGTGGCTCTGTCAGGACGAGAACTCAGCCAAGGCCTTCTGCCCCTCCCACAGCCATACCAAGTGTCAGCAGCCCTGTCCACTCAGCCTGTGGCACAAATGTCTGAACCTTGTGCGGAGAATGCTAATGACA CCATCATCTTGAGAAACCTAAATCCTCATAGCACAATGGACTCCATTTTAAGTGCCTTGGCACCATATGCTGTTCTCTCCTCCTCGAACGTCCGTGTTATCAAAGATAAGCAGACACAACTCAACCGTGGTTTTGCATTCATTCAGCTCTCCACCATTGTG GAGGCAGCTCAGTTGCTGCAGATCCTTCAGGCCCTGCATCCACCACTGAACATTGATGGCAAGACGATTAATGTGGAATTTGCCAAAGGTTCCAAGCG ggaCATGAGTTCATCAGATGGAAACCGCATCAGTGCTGCTTCTGTAGCCAGCACTGCCATTGCAGCTGCTCAGTGGGCCATTTCGCAG GCATCACAGGGTGGTGAGGCAACCTGGGCAGCTCAAGATGAGCAGACGGTTGATTATGGCTATTACCAGCAGGATGAAGCCTATGGGTCTCAGGCTTTGGAAGCCACAATGTACACACAAGCATATTTGAAAGGGTCCCAGCTGCAGAGCAGCACACCTGGGACATCAGCTGTGGGGAAGGCTGACAAGATCCACAGCGAAGGTTCAGTGGCAG TAGCGGAGGCATCACTGGAGCCTGGTGTGCCAGGCATAGACCCTGTGCCTGTCCTACCCACTTTCCCCCGTACCAGCCAGACCTCAGCTGTGCCAGTCACATACCAGCCAACTGGCAGCACTGAAGGGTCAAGTTCTGCCCAgggaaatgctgctgctgctgctgctgctccg TCTCAATCATATACTATCGTCTCACCAGCTGTACTGAAGCCTGACATGCCTAGTACTGCTCAGCCCCCCAACGCAACTCCAGGCATCTCCACCAGCacttccagtttgcctgttaccAGCTCTGTAGGGCAAGAGCCTTACACTCAGTACC CTGTCCCAGATGTATCCACCTATCAATATGATGAAAGTTCTGGCTACTATTATGACCCCCTGACTGGCCTCTACTATGACCCTAATTCCCAG TACTACTACAATGCCCAGACGCAGCAGTACCTGTATTGGGAAGGTGAGAGACGCACTTACGTCCCAGCCTCAGACCAAGCCTCTGACAGCCACAAGGATGGCAGTGGACCAGGGGGTGGCAGTGGCAAGGAGGGTaaagagaagaaggagaaacataaaacaaaaacagctcaGCAG ATTGCAAAGGATATGGAGCGCTGGGCCCGTAGCCTCAACAAGCAGAAGGAGAACTTCAAGAACAGCTTCCAGCCTGTTTCCTCTATACGGGAGGATGAGAGACGGGAATCGGCAACAGCTGATGCTGGCTATGCTATCCTCGAGAAAAAG GGGGctttggctgagaggcagcacaGTGGCATGGACCTGTCCAAACTGGCTGGTGATGATAGACTG AGTCCCCCACGAGGATTAGTGGCTGCTTACAGCGGGGAGAGTGAcagtgaggaggagcaggagaagactGCTGACCGGGAAGAGAAACTGACAGATTGGCACAAgctggcttgcttgctttgtCGGAGGCAGTTTCCCAGCAAGGAGGCGCTTATTCGTCACCAGCAGCTCTCAGGATTACACAAG CAAAATCTGGAGATTCATCGGAGGGCACACTTGTCAGAACAGGAGCTTGAGGCACTTGAGAAAAATGACATTGAG CAGATGAAATACCGAGATCGTGCAGCTGAACGAAGGGAAAAGTATGGTGTTCCTGAGCCACCAGAACCCAAGAAAAGGAAGTATTCAGCTGTCACACCAGCCACTGT GGATTTTGAACAACCAACACGGGATGGACTTGGCAGTGACAACATTGGCAGTCGCATGCTACAAGCCATGGGCTGGAAAGAGGGCAGTGGTTTGGGTCGCAAGAAACAGGGGATCGTTGCCCCTATTGAG GCCCAAACACGAGTGCGTGGCTCTGGCTTAGGGGCCCGTGGCAGCTCTTACGGGGCGGTAGCATCAGAGTCCTATCGTGAAGCATTGCACAAGACGATGCTGACTCGTTTCAATGAGTCAGAATGA
- the RBM10 gene encoding RNA-binding protein 10 isoform X3 produces MEYERRGGRGDRTGRYGAVEQTLDERLEGRNQRDHDYRDMDYRSYMRDFNSQEPTNDYDDSSEEHSVEDSYEASSGSETQRRKRDSPSEQLGFPADGDYRDQDYRTEQEEEEQKASSIIMLRMLPQSATENDIRAQLQAHGFQPREVRLMRNKASGQSRGFAFVEFNHLQDATRWMEANQHSLAILGQKVSMHYSDPKPKINEDWLCSKCGVQNFKRREKCFKCGVPRSEAEQKLPPGSRLDQLVALSGRELSQGLLPLPQPYQVSAALSTQPVAQMSEPCAENANDTIILRNLNPHSTMDSILSALAPYAVLSSSNVRVIKDKQTQLNRGFAFIQLSTIVEAAQLLQILQALHPPLNIDGKTINVEFAKGSKRDMSSSDGNRISAASVASTAIAAAQWAISQASQGGEATWAAQDEQTVDYGYYQQDEAYGSQALEATMYTQAYLKGSQLQSSTPGTSAVGKADKIHSEGSVAAEASLEPGVPGIDPVPVLPTFPRTSQTSAVPVTYQPTGSTEGSSSAQGNAAAAAAAPSQSYTIVSPAVLKPDMPSTAQPPNATPGISTSTSSLPVTSSVGQEPYTQYPVPDVSTYQYDESSGYYYDPLTGLYYDPNSQYYYNAQTQQYLYWEGERRTYVPASDQASDSHKDGSGPGGGSGKEGKEKKEKHKTKTAQQIAKDMERWARSLNKQKENFKNSFQPVSSIREDERRESATADAGYAILEKKGALAERQHSGMDLSKLAGDDRLSPPRGLVAAYSGESDSEEEQEKTADREEKLTDWHKLACLLCRRQFPSKEALIRHQQLSGLHKQNLEIHRRAHLSEQELEALEKNDIEQMKYRDRAAERREKYGVPEPPEPKKRKYSAVTPATVDFEQPTRDGLGSDNIGSRMLQAMGWKEGSGLGRKKQGIVAPIEAQTRVRGSGLGARGSSYGAVASESYREALHKTMLTRFNESE; encoded by the exons ATGGAGTATGAGAGGAG AGGTGGTCGTGGAGATCGGACTGGTCGGTATGGTGCTGTTGAGCAGACCCTGGATGAGAGGTTAGAAGGCCGGAACCAGAGAGACCATGACTACAGAGATATGGATTATAGATCCTATATGAGAGATTTCAACAGCCAGGAGCCTACCAATGACTATGATGATTCTTCTGAGGAACACAGCGTGGAG GATTCCTATGAGGCCTCCTCTGGATCAGAGACACAACGTAGAAAGCGGGACAGCCCCAGTGAGCAGCTGGGATTTCCTGCAGATGGTGACTACCGGGACCAGGACTACCGCACCGagcaagaggaagaagaacaGAAGGCTAGCAGCATCATTATGCTGAGGATGCTGCCACAGTCTGCCACTGAGAATGAT ATACGAGCCCAGTTGCAGGCACATGGATTCCAGCCCCGAGAGGTGCGGTTGATGCGGAATAAAGCttcag GTCAGAGCCGGGGCTTCGCCTTCGTCGAGTTTAATCACTTGCAGGACGCTACACGATGGATGGAAGCCAATCAG CACTCCCTCGCAATCCTTGGCCAGAAGGTCTCCATGCACTACAGTGATCCCAAGCCCAAGATCAACGAGGACTGGCTATGCAGTAAG TGTGGAGTGCAGAATTTCAAGCGCAGAGAAAAGTGCTTCAAGTGTGGCGTTCCCAGATCTG aAGCTGAACAGAAGCTGCCACCTGGTAGTCGCTTGGACCAGCTGGTGGCTCTGTCAGGACGAGAACTCAGCCAAGGCCTTCTGCCCCTCCCACAGCCATACCAAGTGTCAGCAGCCCTGTCCACTCAGCCTGTGGCACAAATGTCTGAACCTTGTGCGGAGAATGCTAATGACA CCATCATCTTGAGAAACCTAAATCCTCATAGCACAATGGACTCCATTTTAAGTGCCTTGGCACCATATGCTGTTCTCTCCTCCTCGAACGTCCGTGTTATCAAAGATAAGCAGACACAACTCAACCGTGGTTTTGCATTCATTCAGCTCTCCACCATTGTG GAGGCAGCTCAGTTGCTGCAGATCCTTCAGGCCCTGCATCCACCACTGAACATTGATGGCAAGACGATTAATGTGGAATTTGCCAAAGGTTCCAAGCG ggaCATGAGTTCATCAGATGGAAACCGCATCAGTGCTGCTTCTGTAGCCAGCACTGCCATTGCAGCTGCTCAGTGGGCCATTTCGCAG GCATCACAGGGTGGTGAGGCAACCTGGGCAGCTCAAGATGAGCAGACGGTTGATTATGGCTATTACCAGCAGGATGAAGCCTATGGGTCTCAGGCTTTGGAAGCCACAATGTACACACAAGCATATTTGAAAGGGTCCCAGCTGCAGAGCAGCACACCTGGGACATCAGCTGTGGGGAAGGCTGACAAGATCCACAGCGAAGGTTCAGTGGCAG CGGAGGCATCACTGGAGCCTGGTGTGCCAGGCATAGACCCTGTGCCTGTCCTACCCACTTTCCCCCGTACCAGCCAGACCTCAGCTGTGCCAGTCACATACCAGCCAACTGGCAGCACTGAAGGGTCAAGTTCTGCCCAgggaaatgctgctgctgctgctgctgctccg TCTCAATCATATACTATCGTCTCACCAGCTGTACTGAAGCCTGACATGCCTAGTACTGCTCAGCCCCCCAACGCAACTCCAGGCATCTCCACCAGCacttccagtttgcctgttaccAGCTCTGTAGGGCAAGAGCCTTACACTCAGTACC CTGTCCCAGATGTATCCACCTATCAATATGATGAAAGTTCTGGCTACTATTATGACCCCCTGACTGGCCTCTACTATGACCCTAATTCCCAG TACTACTACAATGCCCAGACGCAGCAGTACCTGTATTGGGAAGGTGAGAGACGCACTTACGTCCCAGCCTCAGACCAAGCCTCTGACAGCCACAAGGATGGCAGTGGACCAGGGGGTGGCAGTGGCAAGGAGGGTaaagagaagaaggagaaacataaaacaaaaacagctcaGCAG ATTGCAAAGGATATGGAGCGCTGGGCCCGTAGCCTCAACAAGCAGAAGGAGAACTTCAAGAACAGCTTCCAGCCTGTTTCCTCTATACGGGAGGATGAGAGACGGGAATCGGCAACAGCTGATGCTGGCTATGCTATCCTCGAGAAAAAG GGGGctttggctgagaggcagcacaGTGGCATGGACCTGTCCAAACTGGCTGGTGATGATAGACTG AGTCCCCCACGAGGATTAGTGGCTGCTTACAGCGGGGAGAGTGAcagtgaggaggagcaggagaagactGCTGACCGGGAAGAGAAACTGACAGATTGGCACAAgctggcttgcttgctttgtCGGAGGCAGTTTCCCAGCAAGGAGGCGCTTATTCGTCACCAGCAGCTCTCAGGATTACACAAG CAAAATCTGGAGATTCATCGGAGGGCACACTTGTCAGAACAGGAGCTTGAGGCACTTGAGAAAAATGACATTGAG CAGATGAAATACCGAGATCGTGCAGCTGAACGAAGGGAAAAGTATGGTGTTCCTGAGCCACCAGAACCCAAGAAAAGGAAGTATTCAGCTGTCACACCAGCCACTGT GGATTTTGAACAACCAACACGGGATGGACTTGGCAGTGACAACATTGGCAGTCGCATGCTACAAGCCATGGGCTGGAAAGAGGGCAGTGGTTTGGGTCGCAAGAAACAGGGGATCGTTGCCCCTATTGAG GCCCAAACACGAGTGCGTGGCTCTGGCTTAGGGGCCCGTGGCAGCTCTTACGGGGCGGTAGCATCAGAGTCCTATCGTGAAGCATTGCACAAGACGATGCTGACTCGTTTCAATGAGTCAGAATGA
- the RBM10 gene encoding RNA-binding protein 10 isoform X2, producing the protein MEYERRGGRGDRTGRYGAVEQTLDERLEGRNQRDHDYRDMDYRSYMRDFNSQEPTNDYDDSSEEHSVEDSYEASSGSETQRRKRDSPSEQLGFPADGDYRDQDYRTEQEEEEQKASSIIMLRMLPQSATENDIRAQLQAHGFQPREVRLMRNKASGQSRGFAFVEFNHLQDATRWMEANQHSLAILGQKVSMHYSDPKPKINEDWLCSKCGVQNFKRREKCFKCGVPRSEAEQKLPPGSRLDQLVALSGRELSQGLLPLPQPYQVSAALSTQPVAQMSEPCAENANDTIILRNLNPHSTMDSILSALAPYAVLSSSNVRVIKDKQTQLNRGFAFIQLSTIVEAAQLLQILQALHPPLNIDGKTINVEFAKGSKRDMSSSDGNRISAASVASTAIAAAQWAISQASQGGEATWAAQDEQTVDYGYYQQDEAYGSQALEATMYTQAYLKGSQLQSSTPGTSAVGKADKIHSEGSVAVAEASLEPGVPGIDPVPVLPTFPRTSQTSAVPVTYQPTGSTEGSSSAQGNAAAAAAAPSQSYTIVSPAVLKPDMPSTAQPPNATPGISTSTSSLPVTSSVGQEPYTQYPVPDVSTYQYDESSGYYYDPLTGLYYDPNSQYYYNAQTQQYLYWEGERRTYVPASDQASDSHKDGSGPGGGSGKEGKEKKEKHKTKTAQQIAKDMERWARSLNKQKENFKNSFQPVSSIREDERRESATADAGYAILEKKGALAERQHSGMDLSKLAGDDRLSPPRGLVAAYSGESDSEEEQEKTADREEKLTDWHKLACLLCRRQFPSKEALIRHQQLSGLHKQNLEIHRRAHLSEQELEALEKNDIEMKYRDRAAERREKYGVPEPPEPKKRKYSAVTPATVDFEQPTRDGLGSDNIGSRMLQAMGWKEGSGLGRKKQGIVAPIEAQTRVRGSGLGARGSSYGAVASESYREALHKTMLTRFNESE; encoded by the exons ATGGAGTATGAGAGGAG AGGTGGTCGTGGAGATCGGACTGGTCGGTATGGTGCTGTTGAGCAGACCCTGGATGAGAGGTTAGAAGGCCGGAACCAGAGAGACCATGACTACAGAGATATGGATTATAGATCCTATATGAGAGATTTCAACAGCCAGGAGCCTACCAATGACTATGATGATTCTTCTGAGGAACACAGCGTGGAG GATTCCTATGAGGCCTCCTCTGGATCAGAGACACAACGTAGAAAGCGGGACAGCCCCAGTGAGCAGCTGGGATTTCCTGCAGATGGTGACTACCGGGACCAGGACTACCGCACCGagcaagaggaagaagaacaGAAGGCTAGCAGCATCATTATGCTGAGGATGCTGCCACAGTCTGCCACTGAGAATGAT ATACGAGCCCAGTTGCAGGCACATGGATTCCAGCCCCGAGAGGTGCGGTTGATGCGGAATAAAGCttcag GTCAGAGCCGGGGCTTCGCCTTCGTCGAGTTTAATCACTTGCAGGACGCTACACGATGGATGGAAGCCAATCAG CACTCCCTCGCAATCCTTGGCCAGAAGGTCTCCATGCACTACAGTGATCCCAAGCCCAAGATCAACGAGGACTGGCTATGCAGTAAG TGTGGAGTGCAGAATTTCAAGCGCAGAGAAAAGTGCTTCAAGTGTGGCGTTCCCAGATCTG aAGCTGAACAGAAGCTGCCACCTGGTAGTCGCTTGGACCAGCTGGTGGCTCTGTCAGGACGAGAACTCAGCCAAGGCCTTCTGCCCCTCCCACAGCCATACCAAGTGTCAGCAGCCCTGTCCACTCAGCCTGTGGCACAAATGTCTGAACCTTGTGCGGAGAATGCTAATGACA CCATCATCTTGAGAAACCTAAATCCTCATAGCACAATGGACTCCATTTTAAGTGCCTTGGCACCATATGCTGTTCTCTCCTCCTCGAACGTCCGTGTTATCAAAGATAAGCAGACACAACTCAACCGTGGTTTTGCATTCATTCAGCTCTCCACCATTGTG GAGGCAGCTCAGTTGCTGCAGATCCTTCAGGCCCTGCATCCACCACTGAACATTGATGGCAAGACGATTAATGTGGAATTTGCCAAAGGTTCCAAGCG ggaCATGAGTTCATCAGATGGAAACCGCATCAGTGCTGCTTCTGTAGCCAGCACTGCCATTGCAGCTGCTCAGTGGGCCATTTCGCAG GCATCACAGGGTGGTGAGGCAACCTGGGCAGCTCAAGATGAGCAGACGGTTGATTATGGCTATTACCAGCAGGATGAAGCCTATGGGTCTCAGGCTTTGGAAGCCACAATGTACACACAAGCATATTTGAAAGGGTCCCAGCTGCAGAGCAGCACACCTGGGACATCAGCTGTGGGGAAGGCTGACAAGATCCACAGCGAAGGTTCAGTGGCAG TAGCGGAGGCATCACTGGAGCCTGGTGTGCCAGGCATAGACCCTGTGCCTGTCCTACCCACTTTCCCCCGTACCAGCCAGACCTCAGCTGTGCCAGTCACATACCAGCCAACTGGCAGCACTGAAGGGTCAAGTTCTGCCCAgggaaatgctgctgctgctgctgctgctccg TCTCAATCATATACTATCGTCTCACCAGCTGTACTGAAGCCTGACATGCCTAGTACTGCTCAGCCCCCCAACGCAACTCCAGGCATCTCCACCAGCacttccagtttgcctgttaccAGCTCTGTAGGGCAAGAGCCTTACACTCAGTACC CTGTCCCAGATGTATCCACCTATCAATATGATGAAAGTTCTGGCTACTATTATGACCCCCTGACTGGCCTCTACTATGACCCTAATTCCCAG TACTACTACAATGCCCAGACGCAGCAGTACCTGTATTGGGAAGGTGAGAGACGCACTTACGTCCCAGCCTCAGACCAAGCCTCTGACAGCCACAAGGATGGCAGTGGACCAGGGGGTGGCAGTGGCAAGGAGGGTaaagagaagaaggagaaacataaaacaaaaacagctcaGCAG ATTGCAAAGGATATGGAGCGCTGGGCCCGTAGCCTCAACAAGCAGAAGGAGAACTTCAAGAACAGCTTCCAGCCTGTTTCCTCTATACGGGAGGATGAGAGACGGGAATCGGCAACAGCTGATGCTGGCTATGCTATCCTCGAGAAAAAG GGGGctttggctgagaggcagcacaGTGGCATGGACCTGTCCAAACTGGCTGGTGATGATAGACTG AGTCCCCCACGAGGATTAGTGGCTGCTTACAGCGGGGAGAGTGAcagtgaggaggagcaggagaagactGCTGACCGGGAAGAGAAACTGACAGATTGGCACAAgctggcttgcttgctttgtCGGAGGCAGTTTCCCAGCAAGGAGGCGCTTATTCGTCACCAGCAGCTCTCAGGATTACACAAG CAAAATCTGGAGATTCATCGGAGGGCACACTTGTCAGAACAGGAGCTTGAGGCACTTGAGAAAAATGACATTGAG ATGAAATACCGAGATCGTGCAGCTGAACGAAGGGAAAAGTATGGTGTTCCTGAGCCACCAGAACCCAAGAAAAGGAAGTATTCAGCTGTCACACCAGCCACTGT GGATTTTGAACAACCAACACGGGATGGACTTGGCAGTGACAACATTGGCAGTCGCATGCTACAAGCCATGGGCTGGAAAGAGGGCAGTGGTTTGGGTCGCAAGAAACAGGGGATCGTTGCCCCTATTGAG GCCCAAACACGAGTGCGTGGCTCTGGCTTAGGGGCCCGTGGCAGCTCTTACGGGGCGGTAGCATCAGAGTCCTATCGTGAAGCATTGCACAAGACGATGCTGACTCGTTTCAATGAGTCAGAATGA